Proteins encoded in a region of the Zea mays cultivar B73 chromosome 4, Zm-B73-REFERENCE-NAM-5.0, whole genome shotgun sequence genome:
- the LOC100501406 gene encoding uncharacterized LOC100501406, with the protein MRAFHGRPGGAPQLRITMVHDDEAFLAHTAALLRREAEALDMAFSFHPVLGRLETLDLGDLHHALAMRSGDARAFSCALQMHRLLAVDDTDTQQQLAAAAVGTGPSVGPRAASSCSCYPPGDVACYYCPPETAKTSLPDPSPTTPFAAQASSSSSPHPQWTAVPRPALLPPLAGFLSAARAASPKVVCVMEQDAGDNVAGGLAARFEEALQHYAAVFEALDDAAGAAGEERAAVERVLLWEEVRDVLARDGPERRERHERLHQWAARMAGAGFAGVPLSYVAKMEADAALRRCGLRGYETRGVGGCLLLCRRGRPLYSVSAWRPWPSRGSASASSSGSGSRSSRLPQLVAAPVQMPWPLLLPPPVYHTH; encoded by the coding sequence ATGCGCGCCTTCCACGGCCGCCCGGGCGGGGCGCCGCAGCTCCGTATCACCATGGTCCACGACGACGAGGCCTTCCTGGCCCACACGGCGGCGCTGCTCCGCAGGGAAGCCGAGGCGCTGGACATGGCGTTCTCGTTCCACCCCGTCCTGGGCCGGCTCGAGACCCTGGACCTCGGCGACCTGCACCACGCCCTCGCCATGCGGTCCGGCGACGCGCGCGCCTTCAGCTGCGCCCTCCAGATGCACCGCCTCCTCGCGGTTGACGACAccgacacccagcagcagctggcCGCCGCGGCTGTTGGAACCGGACCGAGTGTTGGCCCAAGAGCGGCGTCGTCGTGCTCATGCTACCCTCCGGGCGACGTCGCGTGCTACTACTGCCCCCCGGAGACCGCCAAGACGAGCCTCCCCGACCCCAGCCCGACGACGCCGTTCGCTGCacaggcgtcgtcgtcgtcgtcgccgcaccCGCAGTGGACCGCCGTCCCGCGGCCGGCGCTGCTGCCACCTTTGGCGGGCTTCCTGTCGGCGGCGCGCGCGGCGTCGCCCAAGGTGGTGTGCGTGATGGAGCAGGACGCCGGCGACAACGTGGCCGGCGGGCTCGCGGCGCGGTTCGAGGAGGCGCTGCAGCACTACGCGGCGGTGTTCGAGGCCCTGGACGACGCGGCGGGCGCGGCGGGCGAGGAGCGGGCGGCGGTGGAGCGCGTCCTGCTCTGGGAGGAGGTCCGGGACGTGCTGGCGCGGGACGGGCCCGAGCGGCGCGAGCGGCACGAGCGGCTGCACCAGTGGGCCGCGCGCATGGCCGGCGCCGGGTTCGCCGGCGTGCCGCTCAGCTACGTGGCCAAGATGGAGGCGGACGCGGCGCTGCGCAGGTGCGGGCTGCGGGGGTACGAGACCAGAGGTGTCGGAGGTTGCCTCCTCCTGTGCCGCCGCGGGCGCCCTCTCTACTCGGTCTCCGCGTGGCGGCCGTGGCCTTCCCGGGGCTCTGCCTCTGCTTCTTCTTCTGGGAgtgggagcaggagcagcaggctgCCACAGCTCGTGGCGGCGCCGGTGCAGATGCCGTGGCCGCTCCTACTGCCTCCTCCGGTTTACCACACTCACTGA